The following proteins are co-located in the Brienomyrus brachyistius isolate T26 unplaced genomic scaffold, BBRACH_0.4 scaffold35, whole genome shotgun sequence genome:
- the LOC125721746 gene encoding serrate RNA effector molecule homolog isoform X1: protein MGDSDDEYDRRRRDKFRRERSDYDRSREREDRRRDEWSDRRPSAREWDRGRERRSRAEYRDYERGRRERFSPPRHDMSPQQKRMRRDWDDHGGDPYHGGYDLPYGGGSGGPSYAPPQPWGPPDMHMMQQHHGIPIQARLGNIHDVELAPPPPVMKSFKEFLLSLDDSVDETEAVKRYNEYKMDFRRQQMQDFFLAHKDEEWFRSKYHPDEAGRRKADAHSALQNRLSVFMYLLEGGWFDNVSLDIERAPAIIKILDAAVIKMEGGSDNDLRILEQPTEEEEERERAAAGGPGAEPPKREEPKAGNADRKLAADKEDKEDKEKVGGGAGGTDEKQKGGGGTGGGVAEEDKVDAAPEREEPSEPKKLSKKRKRKRSGDSEDEASASDSESDSDSDSISRSSEKPAEREEGEDKEEEEDEEEEEGEASAKEHKEQQLKEKERVEKAAKEEAQVRPRPLHKTCSLFMRSIAPSISKAEIVALCRRYPGFMRVALSEPQPERRFFRRCWVTFDRSVNIKEICWNLQNIRLRDCELAPGVNRDLARRVRNINGITQHRQVLRNDIKLSARLIHTLDDRERLWGPRQRADAQGLELPAQNPILKNITDYLIEEVSAEEEELLGGTGGGEPEEGSKEGHPAEITVERDEKLVKVLDRLLLYLRIVHSIDYYNSCEYPNEDEMPNRCGIVHVRGPIPPNRITHGEVAEWQKTFEEKLTPLFSVRETLSEEEAAKMGRKDPEQEVEKFVSANTQELGKDKWLCPLSGKKFKGPEFVRKHILNKHGDKIEEVKKEVVFFNNFLMDAKRPSLPEMKPTPPPGPGQGVLSPGLPFPPQAPQGLIGFGQPRPPVLGYGGGPPYPPNQYGGGRGNYDNFRGQGGYPGKPRNRMIRGDPRNIIEYRDLDAPEDVDFF, encoded by the exons ATGGGAGACAGTGACGATGAGTATGACCGGCGAAGGAGAGACAAGTTCCGCCGGGAGAGGAGCGATTATGACCGATCACGAGAGAGGGAGGACCGGCGCAGGGACGAGTGGAGCGACA GGCGGCCCTCTGCCAGGGAGTGGGACCGGGGACGGGAACGGCGTAGCCGGGCGGAGTACCGGGACTATGAGCGGGGGCGCCGGGAGCGCTTCTCGCCGCCCCGGCACGACATGAGCCCGCAGCAGAAGCGCATGCGCAGGGACTG GGACGACCATGGTGGCGACCCCTACCACGGCGGCTACGACCTGCCGTATGGAGGCGGCAGTGGGGGGCCCAGCTATGCTCCCCCGCAGCCCTGGGGCCCCCCTGACATGCACATGATGCAACAGCACCATGGGATCCCCATCCAGGCTCg GCTGGGGAACATCCATGATGTGGAGctggcccctcccccaccagtgATGAAGAGCTTCAAGGAGTTCCTGCTGTCCCTGGACGACTCGGTGGACGAGACAGAGGCCGTCAAGCGATACAACGAGTACAAGATGGACTTCAGGCGGCAGCAGATGCAGGATTTCTTCTTGGCCCACAAAGACGAGGAGTG GTTCCGCTCCAAGTACCACCCGGATGAGGCAGGCCGGCGCAAAGCGGACGCCCACAGCGCCCTGCAGAATCGCCTGAGCGTCTTCATGTACCTGCTGGAGGGAGGCTGGTTCGACAATGTCTCCCTGGACATCGAGCGCGCCCCCGCCATCATCAAGATCCTGGACGCTG cggTGATAAAAATGGAGGGAGGCAGTGACAACGACCTGCGCATCCTGGAGCAGCCcacagaggaggaagaggagcgggAGAGGGCGGCTGCGGGCGGCCCAGGGGCGGagcctccgaagagggaggagcccaAGGCGGGGAATGCGGACCGCAAGCTGGCCGCGGACAAGGAGGACAAGGAGGACAAGGAGAAGGTTGGA GGCGGGGCAGGAGGCACTGATGAGAAGCAGAAAGGCGGGGGCGGAACCGGAGGGGGCGTGGCTGAGGAGGACAAGGTAGACGCAGCTCCAGAGAGAGAGGAGCCTTCGGAACCTAAGAAG ctgagtaagaagaggaagaggaagcgcAGCGGCGACAGCGAGGATGAAGCCAGCGCCTCGGACAGCGAGTCGGACTCGGACTCGGACTCCATCTCCCGTTCCTCCGAGAAACCGGCCGAGCGGGAGGAAGGTGAGgacaaagaggaagaggaggatgaggaggaggaggaaggcgaAG CGAGTGCAAAGGAGCACAAGGAGCAGCAGCTGAAGGAGAAAGAGCGGGTGGAGAAGGCGGCCAAGGAGGAGGCGCAGGTGCGGCCGCGGCCGCTGCACAAGACCTGCTCGCTCTTCATGAGGAGCATCGCGCCAAGCATCTCCAAGGCAGAAATTGTCGCG CTCTGCCGGCGGTACCCAGGATTCATGCGGGTGGCATTATCGGAGCCCCAGCCAGAGCGCAG GTTCTTCCGTCGCTGCTGGGTGACATTTGACCGCAGCGTGAACATCAAGGAAATCTGCTGGAACCTGCAGAACATCCGT TTGCGGGACTGTGAGCTGGCTCCGGGGGTCAACCGCGATCTGGCACGTAGGGTCCGCAACATCAATGGCATCACCCAGCACCGGCAGGTTCTCCGTAACGACATCAAGCTGTCGGCCAGACTGATCCACACGCTGGATGACAGGGAGAGGCTgtgggggcccaggcagagggCCGATGCACAGGGCCTGGAG CTCCCGGCCCAGAACCCCATCCTGAAGAACATCACAGACTATCTGATCGAGGAGGTGAGCGCGGAGGAGGAGGAACTgctggggggcactgggggaggCGAACCCGAGGAGGGCAGCAAGGAGGGACACCCGGCGGAGATCACCGTGGAGCGGGACGAAAAACTGGTGAAG GTGCTGGACCGCTTACTGCTGTACCTACGCATCGTCCACTCCATCGACTACTACAATTCCTGCGAGTACCCCAACGAGGACGAAATGCCCAACCGTTGCGGCATCGTGCATGTGCGGGGCCCCATCCCGCCCAATCGCATTACCCACGGAGAAG TGGCCGAGTGGCAGAAGACCTTCGAAGAGAAGCTCACGCCCCTGTTCAGCGTGAGGGAGACGCTATCGGAGGAGGAGGCCGCGAAGATGGGCCGCAAAGACCCCGAACAGGAGGTGGAGAAGTTTGTGTCGGCTAACACCCAGGAGCTGGGCAAGGACAAGTGGCTATGTCCGCTCAGTGGGAAGAAGTTCAAG GGCCCAGAGTTCGTCCGCAAACACATCTTGAACAAGCATGGCGACAAGATCGAGGAGGTCAAGAAGGAAGTCGTCTTCTTCAACAACTTCCTCATGGACGCCAAGAGGCCCTCCCTCCCAGAAATGAAACCCACTCCTCCCCCCGGCCCGGGGCAAG GAGTGCTCTCCCCTGGGCTACCATTCCCTCCACAAGCACCTCAGGGTCTCATTGGCTTTGGTCAGCCACGCCCCCCAGTCCTGGGTTACGGAG GTGGCCCTCCTTACCCACCCAACCAGTATGGAGGGGGCCGGGGTAACTATGACAACTTCCGCGGGCAGGGAGGCTACCCTGGGAAGCCTCGTAACCG AATGATCCGAGGAGATCCGCGCAACATCATTGAATACCGCGACCTGGATGCTCCTGAGGACGTCGACTTCTTTTAG
- the LOC125721746 gene encoding serrate RNA effector molecule homolog isoform X2, which produces MGDSDDEYDRRRRDKFRRERSDYDRSREREDRRRDEWSDRRPSAREWDRGRERRSRAEYRDYERGRRERFSPPRHDMSPQQKRMRRDWDDHGGDPYHGGYDLPYGGGSGGPSYAPPQPWGPPDMHMMQQHHGIPIQARLGNIHDVELAPPPPVMKSFKEFLLSLDDSVDETEAVKRYNEYKMDFRRQQMQDFFLAHKDEEWFRSKYHPDEAGRRKADAHSALQNRLSVFMYLLEGGWFDNVSLDIERAPAIIKILDAAVIKMEGGSDNDLRILEQPTEEEEERERAAAGGPGAEPPKREEPKAGNADRKLAADKEDKEDKEKGGAGGTDEKQKGGGGTGGGVAEEDKVDAAPEREEPSEPKKLSKKRKRKRSGDSEDEASASDSESDSDSDSISRSSEKPAEREEGEDKEEEEDEEEEEGEASAKEHKEQQLKEKERVEKAAKEEAQVRPRPLHKTCSLFMRSIAPSISKAEIVALCRRYPGFMRVALSEPQPERRFFRRCWVTFDRSVNIKEICWNLQNIRLRDCELAPGVNRDLARRVRNINGITQHRQVLRNDIKLSARLIHTLDDRERLWGPRQRADAQGLELPAQNPILKNITDYLIEEVSAEEEELLGGTGGGEPEEGSKEGHPAEITVERDEKLVKVLDRLLLYLRIVHSIDYYNSCEYPNEDEMPNRCGIVHVRGPIPPNRITHGEVAEWQKTFEEKLTPLFSVRETLSEEEAAKMGRKDPEQEVEKFVSANTQELGKDKWLCPLSGKKFKGPEFVRKHILNKHGDKIEEVKKEVVFFNNFLMDAKRPSLPEMKPTPPPGPGQGVLSPGLPFPPQAPQGLIGFGQPRPPVLGYGGGPPYPPNQYGGGRGNYDNFRGQGGYPGKPRNRMIRGDPRNIIEYRDLDAPEDVDFF; this is translated from the exons ATGGGAGACAGTGACGATGAGTATGACCGGCGAAGGAGAGACAAGTTCCGCCGGGAGAGGAGCGATTATGACCGATCACGAGAGAGGGAGGACCGGCGCAGGGACGAGTGGAGCGACA GGCGGCCCTCTGCCAGGGAGTGGGACCGGGGACGGGAACGGCGTAGCCGGGCGGAGTACCGGGACTATGAGCGGGGGCGCCGGGAGCGCTTCTCGCCGCCCCGGCACGACATGAGCCCGCAGCAGAAGCGCATGCGCAGGGACTG GGACGACCATGGTGGCGACCCCTACCACGGCGGCTACGACCTGCCGTATGGAGGCGGCAGTGGGGGGCCCAGCTATGCTCCCCCGCAGCCCTGGGGCCCCCCTGACATGCACATGATGCAACAGCACCATGGGATCCCCATCCAGGCTCg GCTGGGGAACATCCATGATGTGGAGctggcccctcccccaccagtgATGAAGAGCTTCAAGGAGTTCCTGCTGTCCCTGGACGACTCGGTGGACGAGACAGAGGCCGTCAAGCGATACAACGAGTACAAGATGGACTTCAGGCGGCAGCAGATGCAGGATTTCTTCTTGGCCCACAAAGACGAGGAGTG GTTCCGCTCCAAGTACCACCCGGATGAGGCAGGCCGGCGCAAAGCGGACGCCCACAGCGCCCTGCAGAATCGCCTGAGCGTCTTCATGTACCTGCTGGAGGGAGGCTGGTTCGACAATGTCTCCCTGGACATCGAGCGCGCCCCCGCCATCATCAAGATCCTGGACGCTG cggTGATAAAAATGGAGGGAGGCAGTGACAACGACCTGCGCATCCTGGAGCAGCCcacagaggaggaagaggagcgggAGAGGGCGGCTGCGGGCGGCCCAGGGGCGGagcctccgaagagggaggagcccaAGGCGGGGAATGCGGACCGCAAGCTGGCCGCGGACAAGGAGGACAAGGAGGACAAGGAGAAG GGCGGGGCAGGAGGCACTGATGAGAAGCAGAAAGGCGGGGGCGGAACCGGAGGGGGCGTGGCTGAGGAGGACAAGGTAGACGCAGCTCCAGAGAGAGAGGAGCCTTCGGAACCTAAGAAG ctgagtaagaagaggaagaggaagcgcAGCGGCGACAGCGAGGATGAAGCCAGCGCCTCGGACAGCGAGTCGGACTCGGACTCGGACTCCATCTCCCGTTCCTCCGAGAAACCGGCCGAGCGGGAGGAAGGTGAGgacaaagaggaagaggaggatgaggaggaggaggaaggcgaAG CGAGTGCAAAGGAGCACAAGGAGCAGCAGCTGAAGGAGAAAGAGCGGGTGGAGAAGGCGGCCAAGGAGGAGGCGCAGGTGCGGCCGCGGCCGCTGCACAAGACCTGCTCGCTCTTCATGAGGAGCATCGCGCCAAGCATCTCCAAGGCAGAAATTGTCGCG CTCTGCCGGCGGTACCCAGGATTCATGCGGGTGGCATTATCGGAGCCCCAGCCAGAGCGCAG GTTCTTCCGTCGCTGCTGGGTGACATTTGACCGCAGCGTGAACATCAAGGAAATCTGCTGGAACCTGCAGAACATCCGT TTGCGGGACTGTGAGCTGGCTCCGGGGGTCAACCGCGATCTGGCACGTAGGGTCCGCAACATCAATGGCATCACCCAGCACCGGCAGGTTCTCCGTAACGACATCAAGCTGTCGGCCAGACTGATCCACACGCTGGATGACAGGGAGAGGCTgtgggggcccaggcagagggCCGATGCACAGGGCCTGGAG CTCCCGGCCCAGAACCCCATCCTGAAGAACATCACAGACTATCTGATCGAGGAGGTGAGCGCGGAGGAGGAGGAACTgctggggggcactgggggaggCGAACCCGAGGAGGGCAGCAAGGAGGGACACCCGGCGGAGATCACCGTGGAGCGGGACGAAAAACTGGTGAAG GTGCTGGACCGCTTACTGCTGTACCTACGCATCGTCCACTCCATCGACTACTACAATTCCTGCGAGTACCCCAACGAGGACGAAATGCCCAACCGTTGCGGCATCGTGCATGTGCGGGGCCCCATCCCGCCCAATCGCATTACCCACGGAGAAG TGGCCGAGTGGCAGAAGACCTTCGAAGAGAAGCTCACGCCCCTGTTCAGCGTGAGGGAGACGCTATCGGAGGAGGAGGCCGCGAAGATGGGCCGCAAAGACCCCGAACAGGAGGTGGAGAAGTTTGTGTCGGCTAACACCCAGGAGCTGGGCAAGGACAAGTGGCTATGTCCGCTCAGTGGGAAGAAGTTCAAG GGCCCAGAGTTCGTCCGCAAACACATCTTGAACAAGCATGGCGACAAGATCGAGGAGGTCAAGAAGGAAGTCGTCTTCTTCAACAACTTCCTCATGGACGCCAAGAGGCCCTCCCTCCCAGAAATGAAACCCACTCCTCCCCCCGGCCCGGGGCAAG GAGTGCTCTCCCCTGGGCTACCATTCCCTCCACAAGCACCTCAGGGTCTCATTGGCTTTGGTCAGCCACGCCCCCCAGTCCTGGGTTACGGAG GTGGCCCTCCTTACCCACCCAACCAGTATGGAGGGGGCCGGGGTAACTATGACAACTTCCGCGGGCAGGGAGGCTACCCTGGGAAGCCTCGTAACCG AATGATCCGAGGAGATCCGCGCAACATCATTGAATACCGCGACCTGGATGCTCCTGAGGACGTCGACTTCTTTTAG
- the LOC125721746 gene encoding serrate RNA effector molecule homolog isoform X3 — translation MGDSDDEYDRRRRDKFRRERSDYDRSREREDRRRDEWSDREWDRGRERRSRAEYRDYERGRRERFSPPRHDMSPQQKRMRRDWDDHGGDPYHGGYDLPYGGGSGGPSYAPPQPWGPPDMHMMQQHHGIPIQARLGNIHDVELAPPPPVMKSFKEFLLSLDDSVDETEAVKRYNEYKMDFRRQQMQDFFLAHKDEEWFRSKYHPDEAGRRKADAHSALQNRLSVFMYLLEGGWFDNVSLDIERAPAIIKILDAAVIKMEGGSDNDLRILEQPTEEEEERERAAAGGPGAEPPKREEPKAGNADRKLAADKEDKEDKEKVGGGAGGTDEKQKGGGGTGGGVAEEDKVDAAPEREEPSEPKKLSKKRKRKRSGDSEDEASASDSESDSDSDSISRSSEKPAEREEGEDKEEEEDEEEEEGEASAKEHKEQQLKEKERVEKAAKEEAQVRPRPLHKTCSLFMRSIAPSISKAEIVALCRRYPGFMRVALSEPQPERRFFRRCWVTFDRSVNIKEICWNLQNIRLRDCELAPGVNRDLARRVRNINGITQHRQVLRNDIKLSARLIHTLDDRERLWGPRQRADAQGLELPAQNPILKNITDYLIEEVSAEEEELLGGTGGGEPEEGSKEGHPAEITVERDEKLVKVLDRLLLYLRIVHSIDYYNSCEYPNEDEMPNRCGIVHVRGPIPPNRITHGEVAEWQKTFEEKLTPLFSVRETLSEEEAAKMGRKDPEQEVEKFVSANTQELGKDKWLCPLSGKKFKGPEFVRKHILNKHGDKIEEVKKEVVFFNNFLMDAKRPSLPEMKPTPPPGPGQGVLSPGLPFPPQAPQGLIGFGQPRPPVLGYGGGPPYPPNQYGGGRGNYDNFRGQGGYPGKPRNRMIRGDPRNIIEYRDLDAPEDVDFF, via the exons ATGGGAGACAGTGACGATGAGTATGACCGGCGAAGGAGAGACAAGTTCCGCCGGGAGAGGAGCGATTATGACCGATCACGAGAGAGGGAGGACCGGCGCAGGGACGAGTGGAGCGACAG GGAGTGGGACCGGGGACGGGAACGGCGTAGCCGGGCGGAGTACCGGGACTATGAGCGGGGGCGCCGGGAGCGCTTCTCGCCGCCCCGGCACGACATGAGCCCGCAGCAGAAGCGCATGCGCAGGGACTG GGACGACCATGGTGGCGACCCCTACCACGGCGGCTACGACCTGCCGTATGGAGGCGGCAGTGGGGGGCCCAGCTATGCTCCCCCGCAGCCCTGGGGCCCCCCTGACATGCACATGATGCAACAGCACCATGGGATCCCCATCCAGGCTCg GCTGGGGAACATCCATGATGTGGAGctggcccctcccccaccagtgATGAAGAGCTTCAAGGAGTTCCTGCTGTCCCTGGACGACTCGGTGGACGAGACAGAGGCCGTCAAGCGATACAACGAGTACAAGATGGACTTCAGGCGGCAGCAGATGCAGGATTTCTTCTTGGCCCACAAAGACGAGGAGTG GTTCCGCTCCAAGTACCACCCGGATGAGGCAGGCCGGCGCAAAGCGGACGCCCACAGCGCCCTGCAGAATCGCCTGAGCGTCTTCATGTACCTGCTGGAGGGAGGCTGGTTCGACAATGTCTCCCTGGACATCGAGCGCGCCCCCGCCATCATCAAGATCCTGGACGCTG cggTGATAAAAATGGAGGGAGGCAGTGACAACGACCTGCGCATCCTGGAGCAGCCcacagaggaggaagaggagcgggAGAGGGCGGCTGCGGGCGGCCCAGGGGCGGagcctccgaagagggaggagcccaAGGCGGGGAATGCGGACCGCAAGCTGGCCGCGGACAAGGAGGACAAGGAGGACAAGGAGAAGGTTGGA GGCGGGGCAGGAGGCACTGATGAGAAGCAGAAAGGCGGGGGCGGAACCGGAGGGGGCGTGGCTGAGGAGGACAAGGTAGACGCAGCTCCAGAGAGAGAGGAGCCTTCGGAACCTAAGAAG ctgagtaagaagaggaagaggaagcgcAGCGGCGACAGCGAGGATGAAGCCAGCGCCTCGGACAGCGAGTCGGACTCGGACTCGGACTCCATCTCCCGTTCCTCCGAGAAACCGGCCGAGCGGGAGGAAGGTGAGgacaaagaggaagaggaggatgaggaggaggaggaaggcgaAG CGAGTGCAAAGGAGCACAAGGAGCAGCAGCTGAAGGAGAAAGAGCGGGTGGAGAAGGCGGCCAAGGAGGAGGCGCAGGTGCGGCCGCGGCCGCTGCACAAGACCTGCTCGCTCTTCATGAGGAGCATCGCGCCAAGCATCTCCAAGGCAGAAATTGTCGCG CTCTGCCGGCGGTACCCAGGATTCATGCGGGTGGCATTATCGGAGCCCCAGCCAGAGCGCAG GTTCTTCCGTCGCTGCTGGGTGACATTTGACCGCAGCGTGAACATCAAGGAAATCTGCTGGAACCTGCAGAACATCCGT TTGCGGGACTGTGAGCTGGCTCCGGGGGTCAACCGCGATCTGGCACGTAGGGTCCGCAACATCAATGGCATCACCCAGCACCGGCAGGTTCTCCGTAACGACATCAAGCTGTCGGCCAGACTGATCCACACGCTGGATGACAGGGAGAGGCTgtgggggcccaggcagagggCCGATGCACAGGGCCTGGAG CTCCCGGCCCAGAACCCCATCCTGAAGAACATCACAGACTATCTGATCGAGGAGGTGAGCGCGGAGGAGGAGGAACTgctggggggcactgggggaggCGAACCCGAGGAGGGCAGCAAGGAGGGACACCCGGCGGAGATCACCGTGGAGCGGGACGAAAAACTGGTGAAG GTGCTGGACCGCTTACTGCTGTACCTACGCATCGTCCACTCCATCGACTACTACAATTCCTGCGAGTACCCCAACGAGGACGAAATGCCCAACCGTTGCGGCATCGTGCATGTGCGGGGCCCCATCCCGCCCAATCGCATTACCCACGGAGAAG TGGCCGAGTGGCAGAAGACCTTCGAAGAGAAGCTCACGCCCCTGTTCAGCGTGAGGGAGACGCTATCGGAGGAGGAGGCCGCGAAGATGGGCCGCAAAGACCCCGAACAGGAGGTGGAGAAGTTTGTGTCGGCTAACACCCAGGAGCTGGGCAAGGACAAGTGGCTATGTCCGCTCAGTGGGAAGAAGTTCAAG GGCCCAGAGTTCGTCCGCAAACACATCTTGAACAAGCATGGCGACAAGATCGAGGAGGTCAAGAAGGAAGTCGTCTTCTTCAACAACTTCCTCATGGACGCCAAGAGGCCCTCCCTCCCAGAAATGAAACCCACTCCTCCCCCCGGCCCGGGGCAAG GAGTGCTCTCCCCTGGGCTACCATTCCCTCCACAAGCACCTCAGGGTCTCATTGGCTTTGGTCAGCCACGCCCCCCAGTCCTGGGTTACGGAG GTGGCCCTCCTTACCCACCCAACCAGTATGGAGGGGGCCGGGGTAACTATGACAACTTCCGCGGGCAGGGAGGCTACCCTGGGAAGCCTCGTAACCG AATGATCCGAGGAGATCCGCGCAACATCATTGAATACCGCGACCTGGATGCTCCTGAGGACGTCGACTTCTTTTAG
- the LOC125721747 gene encoding multifunctional procollagen lysine hydroxylase and glycosyltransferase LH3-like, with translation MAPRRRRDGDSGIKGNGAVALLLLVICAVSRSTDAQEQRAPVPGKLLVVTVATEETDGFKRFLRTAREFNYTVKVLGFGEDWKGKPGGSHRVRWLKKELQKYKEHPELVILFVDSYDVIFASGPRELLWRFSRMRHRVVFSADAFCWPDQKLVTQYPPVKTGLRFLNSGGFIGHVQELIAIVQQWKRKDNEDDQMFYTKIYLDEVQRKSLNITLDHGSYIFQNLNGALEEVVMKFEKGRVRIRNVAYDTLPVIVHGNGPTKLQLNYLGNYIPTAWTHEHGCGICDDDLLYLGDVPDEELPIVQVGVFIEQPTPFLDEFLDRLATQSYPARRLRLFIHNNVVHHEPHMQRFWQQHRHLFPEARIVGPEENLQHGRARTMAMDLCRQDPMCAYYFSLDADVALVNPDALRILIEENKPIIAPMLSRHGKLWSNFWGALSKEGYYARSEDYIDIVQGKRLGVWNVPYISQVYLIRGNTLRSRLKEISLYSQKDQDIDMAFCRAVREQGVFMFVSNRDSFGRLISSASYNSSLLHPDMWQMFDNPMDWEEKYIHENYSEILEDGSSIVEEPCPDVYWFPVFSSKLCDELVETMESFSQWSREGHKVKSWRGGHEKVPTAGIHMNQIGFEKQWLYFLQKYIAPVVEKIYPGYYTRARAVMNFVVRYRPDEQPSLQPYQDSSTFIINIALNSEGVDYQGGGCRFLRYDCRVEAPSKGWSLIHPGRLTHYPEGLPTTQGTRYIMMSFIDP, from the exons ATGGCGCCGCGCCGCAGACGGGACGGGGACAGCGGGATTAAGGGCAATGGGGCGGTGGCGCTGCTCCTGCTCGTTATTTGCGCCGTTTCCCGCAGCACAGATGCCCAGGAGCAGAGGGCCCCCGTGCCAG GAAAGCTTCTTGTCGTCACGGTGGCCACGGAGGAGACGGATGGCTTCAAGAGGTTCTTGCGGACCGCCAGGGAGTTCAACTACACCGTCAAG GTGCTCGGTTTTGGGGAGGACTGGAAGGGGAAGCCAGGCGGGAGCCACAGGGTCCGCTGGctgaagaaggagctgcagaAGTACAAAGAGCATCCGGAGCTGGTCATCCTTTTCGTGGACAG CTATGATGTCATCTTCGCCAGCGGCCCCCGCGAGCTCCTCTGGAGGTTCTCCAGAATGCGCCACCGCGTGGTCTTCTCAGCTGATGCTTTCTGCTGGCCCGACCAAAAGCTGGTGACCCAGTACCCGCCTGTCAAGACGGGCCTGCGCTTCCTCAACTCTGGGG GATTCATAGGCCACGTCCAGGAGCTAATCGCCATTGTCCAGCAGTGGAAGAGAAAGGACAATGAAGATGACCAGATGTTCTACACTAAGATCTACCTGGATGAGGTGCAGAGG AAAAGCCTAAACATCACTCTGGACCATGGCTCCTACATCTTCCAGAACCTCAACGGCGCCCTCG AGGAAGTGGTGATGAAGTTTGAAAAGGGGCGGGTCCGAATCAGGAACGTGGCCTATGACACACTTCCCGTCATCGTCCATGGCAACGGCCCCACCAAG CTACAGCTTAATTACCTGGGCAATTACATACCGACGGCCTGGACCCACGAGCACGGCTGCGGAATCTGCGACGACGACCTTCTGTACCTTGGCGACGTGCCG GACGAGGAGCTGCCCATCGTGCAGGTGGGCGTGTTCATCGAGCAGCCCACCCCCTTTCTGGATGAATTCCTGGATAGGCTGGCCACCCAGAGCTACCCTGCCCGCCGGCTCCGGCTCTTCATCCACAACAAC GTTGTCCATCACGAGCCTCACATGCAGCGATTCTGGCAGCAGCACCGGCACCTGTTCCCTGAGGCCCGGATCGTGGGGCCCGAGGAAAATCTACAGCATGGCCGGGCCAGAACCATGGccat GGACTTGTGCCGCCAGGATCCCATGTGTGCCTATTACTTCAGCCTCGACGCCGACGTGGCGTTGGTGAACCCGGATGCCCTGCGGATCCTAATCGAAGAGAATAA ACCGATCATTGCCCCCATGCTGTCCCGGCACGGGAAGCTGTGGTCCAACTTCTGGGGAGCCCTGAGCAAGGAGGGCTACTACGCGCGCTCGGAGGACTACATCGACATCGTCCAGGGCAAGCGCCT CGGTGTGTGGAACGTCCCCTACATCAGTCAGGTGTACCTGATCCGAGGAAATACCCTGAGATCCCGACTGAAGGAGATCAGCCTGTACTCACAGAAGGATCAGGATATCGATATGGCCTTCTGCAGGGCGGTGAGGGAGCAG GGTGTCTTCATGTTTGTTTCAAACCGTGACAGCTTTGGCCGCCTCATCTCCAGCGCCAGCTACAACAGCAGCCTCCTCCACCCCGACATGTGGCAGATGTTCGACAATCCCATG GACTGGGAGGAAAAATATATCCATGAAAACTACTCTGAAATCTTAGAGGATGGAAGCAGTATTGTGGAAGAG CCGTGCCCAGATGTGTACTGGTTTCCAGTCTTCTCCAGCAAGCTGTGCGACGAGCTGGTGGAGACCATGGAGAGCTTCAGCCAGTGGTCGCGAGAAGGCCACAAGGTAAAGA GCTGGCGGGGGGGTCATGAGAAGGTGCCCACGGCGGGCATCCATATGAACCAGATCGGCTTCGAGAAGCAGTGGCTCTACTTCCTTCAGAAGTACATCGCCCCGGTTGTGGAGAAGATCTACCCTGGCTACTACACCAGG GCACGGGCCGTGATGAACTTTGTGGTCCGGTACCGGCCAGATGAGCAGCCGTCTCTGCAGCCATACCAAGACTCCTCCACGTTCATCATCAACATCGCGCTCAACAGTGAGGGGGTGGACTATCAG GGGGGCGGCTGTCGCTTCCTGCGGTATGACTGCAGGGTGGAGGCCCCCAGCAAGGGCTGGTCCTTGATACATCCAGGCCGCCTGACACACTACCCCGAAGGGCTGCCCACCACCCAGGGCACGCGGTACATCATGATGTCGTTCATCGACCCCTAG